The following proteins are co-located in the Haloplanus sp. HW8-1 genome:
- a CDS encoding DUF7111 family protein, which produces MADTDDVVANYYERGGERVLTFRRDGRTAAIAQNSEGYAMVRVRRDPEGEELEKYYGFDMALDHAAELLDVHAGNLPVPDEATDMGM; this is translated from the coding sequence ATGGCCGACACCGACGACGTCGTCGCCAACTACTACGAACGGGGTGGCGAGCGTGTCCTGACGTTCAGACGTGACGGACGGACGGCCGCCATCGCCCAGAACAGCGAAGGGTACGCGATGGTGCGGGTGCGCCGCGACCCGGAAGGCGAGGAACTGGAGAAATATTACGGGTTCGACATGGCCCTCGATCACGCGGCCGAACTCCTCGACGTGCACGCCGGGAACCTGCCCGTCCCGGACGAGGCGACCGACATGGGGATGTAG
- a CDS encoding protein sorting system archaetidylserine synthase (This PssA-like phosphatidyltransferase, along with a PssD-like decarboxylase, is required in Haloarchaea for the archaeosortase ArtA to replace the PGF-CTERM sorting signal with a C-terminal lipid anchor.) has protein sequence MQPRFVGRLGLADAVTVGNAMLGFLAAFVATRDAPLAARIVLLAAVADGLDGVVARKRGGTPAGPYLDSLADVASFGVAPAMLIASRAADAWTLADRPFLYVLGILLPAVYVAMAVTRLGLYTAYDSDASETRGAPSTLAATILSAGILAGFVGPLLLVALSGLLAALMVTRITYPDLHPQDALVMGIVQALAILLQGRPGEVFAFALLFLSLAYLSLGPRFYWTG, from the coding sequence ATGCAACCGCGGTTCGTCGGGCGCCTGGGGCTCGCCGACGCCGTGACCGTCGGTAACGCGATGCTCGGCTTTCTGGCCGCGTTCGTCGCGACGCGGGACGCCCCGCTCGCCGCCCGGATCGTCCTCCTGGCGGCCGTAGCGGATGGGCTCGACGGCGTCGTCGCCCGCAAGCGTGGGGGGACGCCCGCCGGGCCGTACCTCGATTCCCTCGCCGACGTCGCCTCCTTCGGCGTCGCCCCCGCCATGCTGATCGCGTCGCGGGCGGCCGACGCCTGGACGCTCGCCGACCGGCCGTTCCTCTATGTCCTCGGGATCCTTCTCCCGGCCGTCTACGTCGCGATGGCCGTCACCCGCCTCGGACTCTACACCGCCTACGACAGCGACGCCTCGGAGACCAGAGGCGCCCCCTCGACGCTCGCGGCGACCATCCTCTCGGCCGGCATCCTCGCAGGCTTCGTCGGTCCCCTCCTGTTGGTCGCGCTCTCCGGCCTGCTCGCGGCGCTCATGGTGACCCGGATCACGTACCCCGATCTCCACCCACAGGACGCCCTCGTGATGGGCATCGTCCAGGCGCTTGCCATCCTCCTCCAGGGACGGCCGGGCGAGGTGTTCGCGTTCGCGCTCCTCTTTCTCTCCCTCGCCTATCTCTCGCTCGGGCCGCGGTTCTACTGGACGGGATAG
- a CDS encoding cupredoxin domain-containing protein, with the protein MRRRRLLAALGTGLAVGTAGCTAGGTVDGVDGDVGMTAQAFEPTTITVATGEEVVWYNNSARAHSVTAYDDGIPSAGEFFATGGYESTAAAREAWDGMSGAITSGETFSHTFDVPGRYNYFCIPHERAGMVGQVVVEG; encoded by the coding sequence ATGCGCAGACGCCGGCTGCTCGCGGCGCTCGGGACGGGACTCGCCGTCGGGACCGCCGGGTGTACCGCCGGCGGCACCGTCGACGGTGTCGACGGCGACGTCGGCATGACCGCCCAGGCGTTCGAACCGACGACGATCACGGTTGCGACGGGCGAGGAGGTCGTCTGGTACAACAACAGCGCCCGCGCCCACTCCGTCACCGCCTACGACGACGGTATCCCCTCGGCGGGCGAGTTCTTCGCCACCGGCGGATACGAGTCCACGGCGGCGGCCCGCGAGGCGTGGGACGGAATGAGCGGCGCCATCACCAGCGGGGAGACCTTCAGCCACACATTCGACGTCCCCGGCCGGTACAACTACTTCTGTATCCCCCACGAGCGGGCGGGGATGGTCGGCCAGGTCGTCGTCGAGGGGTGA
- a CDS encoding 30S ribosomal protein S3ae translates to MSERSVSKQKRGKRWYTVFAPEQYDRAELGQTVADEPEKIIGRTIETTLGDLTDDAGANNTKLTFKITDVGSDSAYTEFVKHELTRDYLRSLVRRGASKVDATVTVLTTDDYRVRVQPVAFTTKKADRSQEQAIRRVMIDLVEEAAAERGFESFVESCVEGRLSSAIYGEAKTIYPLRRVEVQKLTLEARPEEVAAEEEAAVDVDEDDIAVDED, encoded by the coding sequence ATGAGTGAACGCTCAGTATCCAAGCAGAAACGCGGCAAGCGCTGGTATACGGTCTTCGCCCCGGAGCAGTACGACCGGGCGGAACTCGGCCAGACGGTTGCCGACGAACCGGAGAAGATCATCGGACGAACCATCGAGACGACCCTCGGCGACCTCACCGACGACGCCGGGGCGAACAACACCAAACTCACGTTCAAGATCACGGACGTGGGATCGGACTCCGCCTACACGGAGTTCGTCAAACACGAACTCACGCGGGACTACCTGCGGAGCCTCGTGCGTCGCGGCGCCTCGAAGGTCGACGCGACCGTGACGGTCCTGACGACGGACGACTACCGCGTCCGCGTCCAGCCCGTCGCGTTCACGACGAAGAAGGCCGACCGCAGCCAAGAGCAGGCCATCCGGCGGGTCATGATCGACCTCGTCGAGGAAGCGGCCGCCGAGCGCGGCTTCGAGTCCTTCGTCGAGAGCTGTGTCGAGGGGCGCCTCTCCTCGGCCATCTACGGCGAGGCGAAGACCATCTACCCGCTTCGGCGGGTCGAGGTTCAGAAACTCACCCTCGAAGCGCGACCCGAAGAGGTCGCCGCCGAGGAGGAGGCGGCCGTCGACGTCGACGAGGACGACATCGCCGTCGACGAGGACTGA
- a CDS encoding KEOPS complex subunit Pcc1 — MSERRACVETTHDDASTVAAALRPDNTPSMATDVADDVVRTTVERETVGGLQSTVDDYVVNLTVAETVARTAREHRHNHE, encoded by the coding sequence ATGAGCGAAAGACGCGCCTGCGTAGAGACGACACACGACGACGCGTCGACGGTGGCGGCCGCGCTCCGGCCGGACAACACGCCGTCGATGGCGACCGACGTGGCGGACGACGTCGTCCGCACGACCGTCGAACGCGAGACTGTGGGCGGACTGCAGTCGACCGTGGACGACTACGTGGTGAACCTGACGGTCGCGGAGACCGTCGCACGAACGGCACGCGAACACAGACACAACCATGAGTGA
- a CDS encoding exonuclease RecJ, with protein MSTAPETVEDADAGELAAALREAPFVGVVSAANGDSLAASGVLARALRERSTPFQIRVDPVPDPLPGDGDDLVVGLGVTGGDLALAGHRRPASAAAAETARELGVDPDPVLALAGVAAADRPVGDAASLLEAAARRRTIDRRPGVAIPTADLAEGLAHSTLVHAPQSGDPELAEETLAALGVSVEPSDEGHRRLASWLAIEASTSSSSRAAEAVERALRPHAIPDGRFATVEGFGDVLDAAAREQPGAGVALAIRDGAERRSAVLDAWRAHATGTHTALADATTGRYDGVFVARVADEDPGRLGTIARLCRDFRSPEPVVLVVADDAAAAASTSGVALGRTMAEARRSVDADGQSRGGPRRATATFDDTVEVSRLITAFREAL; from the coding sequence ATGTCCACCGCGCCCGAAACCGTCGAGGACGCCGACGCCGGCGAACTCGCCGCCGCGCTCCGCGAGGCCCCGTTCGTCGGGGTCGTCTCGGCCGCGAACGGTGACTCGCTGGCCGCCAGTGGCGTCCTCGCGCGGGCGCTCAGGGAACGATCCACCCCCTTCCAGATCCGCGTCGATCCGGTCCCCGATCCGCTGCCCGGCGACGGCGACGACCTCGTCGTCGGCCTCGGCGTGACGGGCGGCGACCTCGCGCTGGCCGGCCACCGGCGGCCGGCGAGCGCCGCGGCCGCCGAGACGGCACGCGAACTCGGCGTCGACCCCGATCCGGTGCTCGCGCTGGCCGGCGTGGCCGCTGCGGATCGTCCCGTCGGCGACGCGGCGTCGCTGCTGGAGGCAGCGGCACGCCGGAGGACGATCGACCGGCGACCGGGCGTGGCCATCCCAACGGCCGACCTGGCCGAGGGTCTCGCCCACTCGACGCTGGTGCATGCGCCGCAGTCGGGTGATCCCGAACTGGCCGAGGAGACGCTCGCGGCTCTCGGCGTGTCGGTCGAGCCGAGCGACGAAGGCCACCGGCGACTCGCGTCGTGGCTGGCAATCGAGGCCTCGACGTCGTCGTCGTCGCGGGCCGCCGAGGCGGTCGAGCGGGCACTCCGTCCGCACGCGATCCCCGACGGCCGGTTCGCGACCGTCGAGGGGTTCGGCGACGTCCTCGACGCAGCGGCCCGGGAGCAACCGGGGGCGGGCGTCGCCCTCGCCATCCGCGACGGCGCGGAGCGACGGTCGGCCGTCCTCGACGCCTGGCGGGCCCACGCGACCGGGACTCACACCGCGCTCGCGGACGCGACGACGGGTCGGTACGACGGCGTCTTCGTCGCACGCGTCGCGGACGAGGACCCGGGGCGGCTCGGCACGATCGCGAGGCTCTGTCGGGACTTTCGGTCCCCGGAGCCCGTCGTGTTGGTGGTCGCGGACGACGCAGCCGCGGCGGCGAGCACGAGCGGCGTGGCTCTCGGCCGGACGATGGCCGAGGCGCGTCGGTCGGTCGACGCGGACGGGCAAAGCAGGGGTGGTCCCCGGCGGGCGACGGCGACGTTCGACGACACAGTGGAGGTATCGCGGTTGATCACGGCGTTCAGGGAGGCGCTATGA
- a CDS encoding 30S ribosomal protein S15: MARMHTRRRGSSGSDKPVADEPPEWSDVDESEIEARVVELAEQGHDPSVIGMKLRDEGVKGTPIPDVKLATGQKITEILEAHDAAPDLPEDLRNLMERAIGLREHMAENPQDHQNKRALQNTESKIRRLVDYYRGDELDAEFTYSYDVAVDLLEE; this comes from the coding sequence ATGGCACGAATGCACACCCGCCGCCGAGGCTCGTCCGGTTCGGACAAGCCGGTGGCAGACGAACCCCCGGAGTGGAGCGACGTAGACGAATCGGAGATCGAAGCACGCGTGGTCGAACTCGCCGAGCAGGGTCACGACCCGAGCGTCATCGGGATGAAACTGCGTGACGAGGGCGTGAAGGGCACGCCGATCCCCGACGTGAAGCTAGCGACGGGACAGAAGATCACGGAGATCCTCGAGGCCCACGACGCCGCCCCGGACCTACCGGAGGATCTGCGGAACCTGATGGAGCGGGCGATCGGTCTGCGCGAGCACATGGCAGAAAACCCGCAGGACCACCAGAACAAGCGCGCGCTCCAGAACACGGAGTCGAAGATTCGCCGGCTGGTGGACTACTACCGGGGCGACGAACTCGACGCGGAGTTCACCTACAGCTACGACGTCGCCGTCGACCTGCTGGAGGAGTAG